A segment of the Scomber japonicus isolate fScoJap1 chromosome 5, fScoJap1.pri, whole genome shotgun sequence genome:
acattatttttgacatttacaaGATGTATAAAAGGAGTTCAATTACTCTTGAATTTGTTAAATGGTCCAATTAATTAATATTGGACCCTGAGTAATTGAAGCTGTGTGATTTAATCTTACAGATATAATTAGGCCACTCACAAGGTGTTCACACATTAAAGTAACTCAGATAATCCGTCTTCCAATCGATACATTTATCCTCTACTTTATGATGGTCCCTCATCAGTAATCCAGTCAAACATatgtctgtctccctctcctgTAATTCCTTAAGGTTACATCTACTGTGTGTTTGCCAAGAGAAAAGTGTATGAATGCCTATAATTTGTTGTCAGTTTTGTTTCCCCACATCCTTATGTGGTATTGTCATTGTTAAGAAACCAAACATTGAATCCTAAATTCTGTAAtgaattataaaacattttaagtaaAGATGAATTATATTTGCCTCAAAATCGTTAATTTTTTTCCACCCGGTTGCACAATAGCTGAAAAGATATGAATGCACATTTTGGGTAAGAATTCTGTAATTTCAtcttatttaaatgatatatgTAGCCGTGTATGTTAGCGCTATTTATACAATGACTACAATATAATTATGTGAACCGTTTTATTagcttgtttttatgtttatttggaTTTTTGGTAATGTGTCGTTCCGTCCGAACTGCGTGTTTCCAGTCGGACAAATAATAATGTAGCACCACTTGTCTCGCAAACATCCGCTGTTGCTTGCAGGATTATGAAAGCATGACTAGCAAGTACTTTATAAGTGCGCAAGCGACTATATAAGCGGTCAGATGGGTGCAGTTGGATGGCTTATCTAGGACCGCAGTTGGGACGGTGTCGTTTTTTCCTCCCAGGTGTGTCCGCCTTTAGACTCTTCGGTACCGGTGAAGTCGGGATGGATGAAATGGGTCTGGCCATGAGTCGTTCGCCTCTAGAGCGGCTCGACTTCGACAACGTAGCCCTGAAGAAACTTCCTCTGGACCCCTCCGAGGAGCCGGGTGTGCGACAGGTGAAAGGAGCGTGTTTCTCTCGGGTCAAACCGCAGCCGCTTACAAAGCCCCGGTTCGTGACCGTGTCGTATGAAGCCCTGGCGCTGCTGGGGCTTGATGGAAAGGAGGTCGAGGAAGATCCTCTCGGGCCAGAGTATCTCAGCGGCTCAACAGTGATGCCTGGATCCGAGCCCGCTGCACACTGCTACTGCGGCCATCAATTCGGCCAGTTCGCCGGACAGCTGGGCGACGGGGCGGCCTGCTACCTGGGCGAGGTAAAGGTGCCTCCCGGCCAGAAGCCAGAGCTGCTGCGGGAAAATCCGAGCGGCCGGTGGGAGATGCAGGTGAAGGGAGCAGGACTGACTCCTTATTCCAGGTACGAGCTGTTTTTAATTGTTACACGCAGAGCAAACCTTAcatcaagatgttttttttgccaTGCTTATATTGGATTTATGAGATGCAGGTGTCACCGCATGTTGCTCCGCAAAAAACTGATGAAATCTTGATGAGGTAGAATTGGAGAAGTTGAAGAATCTCCCAAAAATAATCAGTAAACTTTAGTTGTCGCAGCTTCCCTCTAACTTTAGTGCagtttaaagtatttttaaaagtgCTTTATAGATGACTGATAACCAGTAATaaataaggaggaaaaaaacaaaaatcaaatatctcaattttttattaactttcttgaatcatgttttttattgtgcatTCCAGGTAATATCAATCAAACTGCAGTTGGGGTGTTTTGATAAGTAAAAATAACTCAAAAGGTAAATACAGgtaatttaactttattaatatttttttttaaattcaaaggAATTTAAATGAACATAAGATGCAGTATAATGGATATAATTTTCTTCTAAgtggcggctgtggctcaggaggtagagcggtcgtcctccaattggaagattggcggctcctccagtccacatgtcgatgtgtccttgggcaagacacttaaccccaaattgctcccgttgctggtgaatgtgaatgaatggttaaattccccctgatgagtaGGCATCCTgctatcagtgtatgaatgggtgaatgacatgtaatgtaaagtgctttgagtggtcgcaaagactagaaaggcgctatataagtatagtccatttaccatttaccattctAAGTGTGATATTTAACATAAAAAGGTGAATTGCAGAAAATTGcaacacaaacagcacattATGTCTACAATCAGTTCTTTGGGACAGTATAAGGAAAGGATAAAACAgcagaaattgaatatgcaTTTTGATGTCATGTGtatgctgtctctctctctctcctccatagACAAGCTGATGGCCGTAAAGTCCTTCGCTCCAGTATAAGAGAGTTCCTGTGCAGCGAGGCGATGCACTTCTTGGGTGTTCCCACCACCAGAGCGGGCTCCGTAGTGACCTCTGACAGCAAAGTGGTACGAGATGTGTACTACAGCGGAAACCCTCGCCATGAGAGATGTTCCGTGGTCCTCCGCATCGCTCCCACTTTTCTCAGGTGAGTAGACATTGCGCCTCTGTCATCTATCACAGATGTGCAAGCTTCTGGGTGTGTATACACAGGAGTTGTTTGTCATGGTTGTGCACTACCCGAGCAGGTTTGGATCCTTTGAGATATTTAAACGCGCAGATGAACACACAGGCCGCCAGGGTCCCAGCTACGGACGTGATGAGATCCGAGGACAGATGTTGGATTATGTCATTGAGATGTTCTACCCCGAGATCCAGCAGAATTTCCCCGACCGGGTGGAGAGGAACGTGGCTTTCTTCAGAGAGGTCAGAGCACCCGACTGGCACTTTCTCTCCCAGCCGTCCACATCCAAGTTTCAGTCAATGATTTATAAGTTTTACAGCATTCACTCAGATCAGCATCTAATCGATTCAAGGCCTGACATTAATGTTTGAAGCCAGGAACATTTGGATCCTCTTATCCGGTTAAGCTGCTGTAGACATCGTGACTGCATGTACTGGGTCACTGTGCCCTCTGCTCAATACAAGATTAAGATATTAACAAAGAATTAAAGTCTGGATAGAGACTTTTGACATTTTGCTAATTAAATTAGTAAGCAATCATATCATCTATGTACCCAGGGTTTGTTCTTCAGGATGCAGAAAAATCATTTTCTCCTGGTCATTTACAAAACGTCtgttctcttcctgtttgtAGGTGATGCTTCGTACAGCTCGGCTCGTAGCTCAGTGGCAATGTGTAGGATTTTGCCATGGAGTCCTGAACACCGACAACATGAGCATCCTGGGACTCACACTGGACTACGGTCCATATGGCTTCATGGACAGGTCTGATATTTACAGAGTGTTGATGGTTTAGTGATCTAGGTTCaaggtttttaaaaagcctttgcATTTGCTGCAGAAAAACATACTAAACAACATCATACAGTAGTACGTTGAAACGATAATGAACTGGTAAATGTAATCGTAATGCACAAGTTCAGGATATGAAGTTCCCTTGTCTCTCTTAGGTTTGATCCAGACTTCATTTGCAATGCCTCAGACAACTCTGGACGCTACTCCTACCAGGCCCAGCCTGCTATCTGCAGGTGGAACCTGGTGAAGCTAGCAGAGGCTCTCAACCCAGAGCTGCCACCTGACCGGGCAGAGGCCATCATGGAAGAGTACCTGGATTTGTATAATGGCTTCTATCTAGAGAACATGAGAAAGAAGCTGGGGTTATTGAAGAAGCAGGAACCTGAGGACGAGATCCTGatcactgagctgctgcagatCATGCACGACACAGGTGAGACAAAAGGGTGAGACAAAAGGACCCAATACTCTGATGAGAGTATTGGGTCTGTGAGAAGTCCTATGAAGCACTGCAAAAAGCCCCGCTGCTCTTAAAAACCACATATGGGTGTCAATTTCAGTTTCCTTCTTGATCACTACCTTGTCTGGCTCCTGCATAGGTGCTGACTTCACCAACACCTTCCGCAGCTTGAGTCAGATCTCCTGTCCCACCGAAGGAGAGAGCGGGGGAGAGGAGGAACGTGTCAAAGAGGCTGCAAACCTCCTGCTGGAGCAGTGTGCGTCTTTAGAGGAGCTCAAGGCTGCCAACAAACCCACTATGGATCCACGGTGAGCTAATTAAGGTTGCCACACACTGTGCACTTTCAGGTTTTGACTCATTTCATACTAACATTATCTGTTTGGGTTTCAAACATACCtggaaaataaacttttaaaaacttaaaaaatgcaTCCCAGAGCATCAATTTGATATATTATCAGTGTATAAAGTTGTTATGGTGGAAGTGTTATCAAATAGTTGCCTAGTAACACATCCTCTAGGCGAGAAGcattattatcattcatttagcATCATATTTTCTGCTCACTTGATCCAatatttattcttgttttaGCTCCACATACCCTTATGGGGAAccatctggctctttagctgctataCACTCGAGTATATTCACAAGCTCATCACtatctttgtctgtgtgttatttGGTGCTGTGCAGTTAGTGGACAGCAGGGTTCACCAGTGCTTTATCATAGAAAACAGCCGTGGTGCAACTGAAAGCAGAATGGGGTTTGGAGTGGAACTGAACCAAAACCATGAAGTTTGGGgcataaaactaaaacaatgagctgaaagacgcTAAAAAGCTCCTTGGAGCTGAAGGATACTGCAAAGTTggattagaatagaatagaattgtGTTTGTCATAATTAGCAACCTTTTTCAGATTACTATTATTGGATTACTACAATTGCTCTATTGTTACAAAAGTTttaattaatgcagctttaaagtttTCCTCCACTGAAACCTCTAGTATTCACTTGCTGTTTGCTCACTCAGATACATTTCTGTTACTGAAACTCAACCATAGTGGAGCTACTTTTTGGAAGTTGCTACCTGTACTCTGACAAATAGAAACTAACTTTGTATGGGAATGGCTTGTGCAATCTTGTATCTGCAACAGCCCATTTGTAACATCATGGAAACAGCCACGATCTGCAGTCAGAAGTCAAACAATGTTAGAGAAAATACAACCTTTCCTGTTCTAATACAGTCCAGCGTTGTGTACAGAACAGTGTAGATTAAGTTGGGTTATATTTTGGAAGCCATAGAGGGGCAACCGATCACAAAACCAGATGTAAACATGAGGTTAAGAGTAACTGGGGTAACCTTTAATCATGTTAGCTGGTCTTACCAAATTGGCATcttgtgcatgtaaacataacCAGCATAGCAGAATGTGCCATAAAGATaatgtctgtcttttctttatCTCATTACCTCATATTCCCCATGAAGTATCTAACAACAGGTCTGGACTGAATGCATTGGCAGAGCTGTTCCTCTTTACACATTTATAAGTGTTATGCTTTCTGCCCGCTGTTGACAGTGAGCTGGCGATGCTGCTCTCTATGGCTCAGAGCAACCCAGCGCTGTTCCAGATGATCTCAGACAGGATGACAATAGCGAGGCAGCTAGAAAGGCTCAGCAAACTGAAAGACCTGATGGAGACCAACGAGGATGAGCTCAAAATCAAACACGCCAAGGAGTGGACCCACTGGATCACACGCTATAGGTGAGATATCTGCAGGAAATaatgaggggggtggggggacaGTCAGCATGAAAACTGCATGAGCCGGATGAGAGATATCTGTGTGGATGGTGATGAGTGAAGTGTGACTGATAAAAGGGGCGGATagagggaaaaaggaggaaatgggCTGTTGAGTCTGGCATTGTTCTATTACTGTAACTCTGACTGAGCGCTTTGTGTTATCACTGCTGCAGGAAGCGTCTGGCTCGAGAGCTGGAGGGACAGAGTGATGTGCAGGCCGTGCAGGAGGAGCGGGTGAAGGTGATGGACAGCACCAACCCACGTGTGGTCCTCAGGAACTACATTGCCCAGAATGCAATTGAGGCCGCTGAGAGTGGGGACTTCTCTGAGGTCAGCATCTAATGTGTTGATCtttaacaacacatttaagtgCATCTGAGCTAGAAAAAGAATTAATACTTACCATAAAAAATTGTGTTCCAACAgcacacatttttgcatacaGTACCAAAGTGAAGATTACACTCAATTCCCTTTTTGCTCTCTTCAGCTTTAGCGTTTCACTTTTGGGGTTTTTACCTACTCTCACTTCCCTGTGCCACAGGTTCAGCAGGTCCTCAAGGTTCTGGAGAAGCCTTTCTCCTCCCAGCCAGGTCTGGAGCTTCCTGCGTGGAAGGGACGAGGTGGAACAACCgaacagggagagagggacgaAGGGGATGAGCACCAGCAAGAGGGGGAGGCATCAACATCCTCTGCCCGAAACCCTGTTCCCTATGACAGCAAGCCTCCAGCTTGGGCTCATGAAATCTGTGTCACATGATCTTCGTAATAACTTCCCTTAGCATTAGCTTGCCTGCCTAAAGTGAAAAGAgagttgttggttttttttttactttttatgagactcctctcctctccattcaCTGTACCAACTCTCTATGGCTTTGGCAGGCAGTGTTAGGGAAGTTAGCATGAGACACCCCACAGGCATCCTAGATGATACAAGGCAGTCAGGGAATGAGTTGAATTTGGTGCTACACATACATTATTACAAATATGACATGGCTATGGCTATTGTTGGTCAAAAGCTTTTTACCATGTGTGACGTGCCAGGAAACAGTCTTCTAATTATCATTTTCTTCCATGTCTTGAGGTTTATGcttaaaacaagacatttaaagaggATTTAACATCAGAAGGGACAATTTCAAGGATTTAACCCTTTGTGGATGCCCCTCAATTCCATTGGCATTaattgaaagaagaaaacaaagtatttttcatttcttgtgACTATGCCGCTTTACAAAGAAGCCCCTCTGCCTATTCCCTGTCTGCTTTGTGTTAACTAGCGAGTAATGACGACTCAGACAACAAGTCCTACAGTGGCCTGTCtgactctgacaaactgcagggTGTCATCTCAATTTATACCAAATATTATGATGTTTGAAACAGTAGATGATGTTTCAGCCATGTTTCGTGAGTGACAGGGAGTGATTGCACTTAATCATAAAGCCGCACTAGAAAAAAAACGCACACAATATATTCTCCTGTAACAGAAAACATTTACCATAGTCATAACATCACTTTATAGGCACTGAgtccaaaacatcaaatgatACAGTTTTGTGTTATCCACAATGTTCACCAAGGATCAAAACTACCACTAAGTCAGAGCCAggcaagtaaaaaaaatgggAACTATGTTTTAAAtctgacttttgttgtgattacaCATGCAAACGTGTCAGGGGAAGTTTATTACAGACTGTTCCTCAACCATCACAATTATTTGTAGAAAGGGAAACACACTTGTCCTCATTCAcaaattagttttaactgtattgCCTCTGCTTCTTGAACGAGTCGGTTTGGTAAATGAATTCATTCCTTTTGTCAAAATGAATCCACAAGTAGAGCAGAATTTGATAAAAATGAGATTATGTCtaagagtttttatttttccttaatacatttgaaatatttcctgATATATGTTCCTCACCTGTAGCCGTAACATATTCTAATAAACTGAGCAGTCAGTAGAcgctgtgtgtttatattttgtgtgtaatgtataacAACCATAGCTGTTATTTGCATTTTAGGAACTGAATGTCCGTTGtgttatatgtttatgtttatgttatgtttCCAGGCAGCCACTAGACTGCTCTACATCAATATTAGCCATTCATATTTTCCTCTTCATAGAAATATAATACAGATATAGATCACATAATCTGATGTTTCTTTATATAACCATCATTCTAGTAGTTTCATAACCACATAGTGGttagatctctctctctctctctctctctctctctctctctctctctctctctctctctctctctctctctctctctcttcgtgTACACTTCTGGGTGTTCATGCCCCAGCAAGCCCCAAACATTTACTCACCCCACCTGCATGCACAAAGCATAGAGGCGCTGAGGTATATACCACAACTACAGCTGCAGGATAGTTTATCATCGACTTCCAAATTTGTGTGCACCTACCGACGCGTGTACTTTTAGCCTAGTCTCACTCACATTCCAGTCTTCTCACCTTTAATTGTAGGTCTAGTACAGGACTCGGGAGTGGCTTGGTGACCTCAGGGTGCGCCCTGAGCTGCTGTAACGCAGAGCTGCGCAATGATCGAGGGTGAGCTTGTAAGCCCGATCTGGAACAATGGGTGTGTAGCGACCGAGGAGAAACGAACAGTTAAAGAAAAGCAAATCCTAGActtctttgattttattttttaagaataaCAATGTCTAGGCGCGTCAGACCCGGCTATTATCGCCAAGAAGTCAACAAAACCTCATGGGAAGTACCGGAGCGATACCGAGATCTGAAGCAGGTGGGAACCGGAGCGTACGGGACGGTCTGGTAAGTGAAACCTGCGAAACTGGATGAAGCACTACAGATCAGACTGCTGGTGTAAATGGAGCATGTTAACAAAAGAGAACGACGGAGCAGATGGTGATATACAGGCGGCCGCACTGTGCCATCGCCAAACAAAAGACAAAGTATCTGCGCTCCGCTGAACACATGCTGCTTCATTTCCTTATATGATGGAGACACTTGCACCGATACCTCCGCTGTGGATTCACCCCAAACGCCCTGACGTCTTTAGTCAAATAAAAGATGATTAAGTTATGAAGCCAGCATGAGCTGGGAGGGTGATTGAGGTGCGCTCAGCCAAGTTTGCTGATTCACAACAATGAAGCAGCTTTTCAGGCACCTTTGTGCGTCTCACAGCAAGCGGCCCCCATTGTTGTAAATGATTAACTGTGTGGGCGGGTGGAACTGCTCTGACTGGCTGAATGCAATTTAATAACACATGAACAACTCTGAAAATTGTAGTTTGATTATAAATGCTGTATATGGAGCCCCCTGCTATAGCAGGAATGCTTCAATGGGCTAGCAGatgaggggggagggaggggggggggttgtctgTAAATACAGGTTTTGGCATATAGGGGACATTCCTGATCAGAAGATATCAAATGACCTTAATGATCTTAACTGACATGCTGATCTCAGTTAACTTAGTAATTAACATTTCCTCATACTGGTGATAGTATAGATCAGCTGGTCTTTTTTGGAAGATATGTTGTCTCACAAccttttgttatatttatacTTTCAGCTCAGCAGTGGACGCCAGAACAGGGACCAAAGTAGCCATCAAGAAGCTGTACCGGCCTTTCCAGTCTGAGCTCTTTGCCAAGCGTTCCTACAGGGAACTGAGGCTActtaaacacataaaacatgaaaatgtgagACACAACATTATCATACTTAAAGGCTCCAAGCTCTTAAGACTGCAGTATTTCTTTTGTATTTCTGCACTCTTTTATAATGCTGATTCAATTAAGACTTGACAGTTGTATTCAAGTAGTGTGATATTGTCATTTTTGCTTGGTGCAGGTGATTGGCCTATTAGATGTGTTCACAGCTGACCTCTCTCTGGACAGATTCCATGATTTGTAAGTGCATTTAAATGCTCCTTCTGCTGCACTCTTCTGCATTTATTTGATCAAGTTTGGccaaaataattttaaattgGAAACTTGCTGAAGAGAATGTAGCTCTTGTAATGTCTCCTTCTTCCTCAAGTTATCTGGTGATGCCGTTCATGGGGACAGATCTGGGGAAGCTGATGAAGCTACAGAGGCTGTCAGAAGAAAAAATTCAGTATTTGGTTTATCAGATGCTCAAAGGGCTTAAGGTGGAGAACATTTTGActttataatgtgtgtattttattaccTGGGTTTAATTGTGTTTGTTAAATTTCTGTTATATTcttttattacagtatattcatTCTGCTGGTATAATTCATAGGGTAAGTTGGCTTTTATATTGTTTGTATGTCCACTATGTATGTGTGACACAGCTGACAGTAGAAGAGGGAccatgtgtgtgcacatcaaggcaaattatttaaaaaatgtttcattgtaTGGTCCAAAGGAGCAAGGTCAAGACACTGTTAAGCTCCCAATGAAtagttttcttctgttttttgggCCAACAACTGTTATAACTGTAACTTTTCTCTTGATTGTTTGCTGCAGACTCACAATAATTTCACAGTCACTGTTGATCATTGTTTTCATATCAACTTTTGCAGGACCTCAAACCAGGAAATCTTGCCATCAATCAAGACTGTGAGCTCAAGGTACAGCTGTACACGCCCTgataacacaaacaaacacaacatttgaaaatatttaatttgtggtAATTTTTAAACAGCATGTGCTCTTTACCACAATACCAAACCTCTCATTTTAAGGAATGTTTACAAGGTTTAATTGTTAATTGTGTTTCTGACAGTAGTTCCTTATTGCATGTcaattttgttgtatttcacTCTACTGTATTTCCTTCCATGTTCTGTTAGATCTTGGACTTCGGTTTGGCGCGGCAGGCAGACAGTGAGATGACCGGGTATGTGGTGACTCGATGGTACAGAGCCCCAGAGGTCATCCTGAGCTGGATGCACTACACTCAAACTGGTAATGTGGATTAAAAGAACAAATCCAATCTTGTACTGTCATCTTTCATCAATGTGTTCTCCATTAATGCCAATTAGCACTGAAttactgtgttattttaaaatgtgaaatgtatcAGTTATTTAAGTGTACTGTGggagtatttattattttttccattgACAGATTTTTCTGTATGATTGTGAATATGGTGTAAAAGACCCTTTAAGGCAAAgcaatatatgaataaaaaggtTAAGATGGGCTTGTGTCACTGTGGTACAGTAGGACATGTAGTAGAGAGGTGtaacaaacacatttgttcAATGGAGTTGGTGGGTAACAATAAGTATTGACCACTAGGTGGAGCACTTTACCTTTAATTGCAAGCACTTTATTTGGGAATGCATGCACCCTATGCTGCTTAACACTGGTCTACAGTGTCCTGTAGCTGTAAAACCTTTGGGATCTTATGAAGTATGAAATGAATGGGGTTTAAGAACtatgttttctcttcttcagtGGATATTTGGTCTGTGGGCTGCATTATGGCGGAGATGCTGCAAGGAAAACCTCTCTTCAAAGGCAGCGACCGTATCCTTTTACCACTCTTAcccttttgatgtttttcttaaCCTTTTAGAAAGTATCCCTTGACATCGTATTTGATCCTTGACCCCTGTTCCTCAGACCTTGATCAGCTGACCGAGATCATGAAGATTACAGGAACACCAACTCAGGAATTTGTATCAAAACTAGAATCTGAGGATGTGAGTTCAGATTGTGTGACACATACATGTTAAACATGCTCTCCCTGACTTTGTTATGATGCTCAATTGTGTCGCCATATCTTCCAAATTTTAGAAATAGGAGGCACAAATGGGCAGATCTCTAAATCCAAATCCACACGCCTCACATGTAACTATGAGCATATTGATTTGTTTAAGAATGATGTATTAATGTCTTCTTTTAGGCCAAAGGCTACATAAAAAGTCTTCCAAAAGTGGAAAAGAAAGACCTACAAAATGTCTTTTCCACAACTAACCAACAAGGTAGGGCATGCTCAGTCTTTTAATTCCATTCATTTTCCATCTGACAGTCAAACTCTGATTCAATTTAATGGTTTCCCCTCTTCCCTCAGCTGTGTCTGTGCTGGAGCGTATGTTATTGCTGGATCCAGATAACAGGGTTACGGCTTCAGAAGCTCTCTCGCTGCCTTACTTCACGGAGTTCAGAGAACCTGATGAGGAAACAGAAGCACAGCTGTACGACCACTCGCTAGACAACACAGACCTCCCCCTGGACCAGTGGAAACGTAAGGACGAAGGGAAGGAGCTGTTAGACTAATCATGGTGcaaggaaacagaaaaaaagataagatcAATAAGGGGTGAACGATGTAATGTCaggaggatgaaggacagaggggaaaggaggaagacagtATGGACTCCAATGTTTTATTAATCAGTTGTCTTTCTCCTCTATGCTTCTTTTTGTAGGTCACACCTTCACAGAGATCTTAACCTTCAGGCCTGTATTGCCAGAATCCAAGGAAACCTCTCTGTAAGACACAAAGAATTGGCTGTGCAAACTGGGACCAGAACAAACTAACATTTTATCTTTTTGCCTGTGGGACCTGTTCACAATTCTCTTAGAAGTGGGAGCTGACATCTTTTTGACTTCCCACTTGACTCTTTCAATGTCATGTCGGTCCAGTAGTTTGCTTCCACAGTCTAGTTAGTATTAGACCTTttc
Coding sequences within it:
- the selenoo1 gene encoding selenoprotein O1, which encodes MAYLGPQLGRCRFFLPGVSAFRLFGTGEVGMDEMGLAMSRSPLERLDFDNVALKKLPLDPSEEPGVRQVKGACFSRVKPQPLTKPRFVTVSYEALALLGLDGKEVEEDPLGPEYLSGSTVMPGSEPAAHCYCGHQFGQFAGQLGDGAACYLGEVKVPPGQKPELLRENPSGRWEMQVKGAGLTPYSRQADGRKVLRSSIREFLCSEAMHFLGVPTTRAGSVVTSDSKVVRDVYYSGNPRHERCSVVLRIAPTFLRFGSFEIFKRADEHTGRQGPSYGRDEIRGQMLDYVIEMFYPEIQQNFPDRVERNVAFFREVMLRTARLVAQWQCVGFCHGVLNTDNMSILGLTLDYGPYGFMDRFDPDFICNASDNSGRYSYQAQPAICRWNLVKLAEALNPELPPDRAEAIMEEYLDLYNGFYLENMRKKLGLLKKQEPEDEILITELLQIMHDTGADFTNTFRSLSQISCPTEGESGGEEERVKEAANLLLEQCASLEELKAANKPTMDPRELAMLLSMAQSNPALFQMISDRMTIARQLERLSKLKDLMETNEDELKIKHAKEWTHWITRYRKRLARELEGQSDVQAVQEERVKVMDSTNPRVVLRNYIAQNAIEAAESGDFSEVQQVLKVLEKPFSSQPGLELPAWKGRGGTTEQGERDEGDEHQQEGEASTSSARNPVPYDSKPPAWAHEICVTUSS
- the mapk12a gene encoding mitogen-activated protein kinase 12, producing the protein MSRRVRPGYYRQEVNKTSWEVPERYRDLKQVGTGAYGTVCSAVDARTGTKVAIKKLYRPFQSELFAKRSYRELRLLKHIKHENVIGLLDVFTADLSLDRFHDFYLVMPFMGTDLGKLMKLQRLSEEKIQYLVYQMLKGLKYIHSAGIIHRDLKPGNLAINQDCELKILDFGLARQADSEMTGYVVTRWYRAPEVILSWMHYTQTVDIWSVGCIMAEMLQGKPLFKGSDHLDQLTEIMKITGTPTQEFVSKLESEDAKGYIKSLPKVEKKDLQNVFSTTNQQAVSVLERMLLLDPDNRVTASEALSLPYFTEFREPDEETEAQLYDHSLDNTDLPLDQWKRHTFTEILTFRPVLPESKETSL